The nucleotide sequence TATTTACCCTGGTATTTTAATAATTTATATGAGGAAGTCAGCTATTTAGAATCAAATGCAAATCCACTGACATTGGCAGATATTCCTAAAGCTATAAATCGTCTTGATAGTGGACGTAGAGACAAAATTCAAGAGCTATTAAATGAATTCATAAATACTACTCAACAACCCGTTCAACTTGTAATAGCAACATACGCATTACCAAATGGCAAACACTTAATAATGGACGGCAATCATCGTTCTTCTGCTCTGATTCTTGCTGGAGTTAAAGCGAGATTAATGGTTTTTGAGATTTGTGGGCCAATTGACAAAGAATTAATTCCAGATTTGTGTCACTGGAAAAACTAGAGTTTGTGTTTCAGAAAGTAGTATATAAGAAGGCAAAAACAACAATGTGGGAAACAAGACTTAATGTTATATATTGCACTAACTCTGAAGATATTGAATCTCAATTTGAAAGCTTAATGCTTCATTTGAGGTTGGCTAGAATCAATATTGTTAGTGATGGACGCACATCAGTCTGGAAAAGTGCGACAATTAAGGGCATTAATATTTTTTTAGAACAACCTTCTGATTTAGAAAAAGCAGCCGAACTTGTAAGGGAATTTTTTAATAGTAGAATTGATCAGTTACAACTTTGCTCATGGCAGAGTAATGGTATAAATGCCAAAGTGATAATTAAAGGTGTCGTAAACTACAATGAAAATCCAATACCAAAATCAAAGTTAGAATATATAATGGAATAGCAGCCTTTTTCTATTTAAAATTTAATTTATTTTCATTTTATCAATGCGATAATTGTAGGGAAACCGATCGCACGATTAAAAAACAGTGCTCGCATTTTCTGATAATAATTAGGAAAAGTGAACCAGAAACCGGGTTTCTCAGAAAGATGAGCGGATCTTAACCGAAATTGTTGTTAAGAAACCCGGTTTCTCAGCATTGAGCATACCTCAAAAAGTGTGGGGGGCTTGCTTTTAACCATTGTCAAGAGAGCGATCGCTTAAGATATAATCAAATCAACCCATCTCAGAAAATAGCTTAATCATGAAAACACAACTTAATCAAGAGGGACAGATTACTATACCTCCTGAAATTCGTGAGCGTTTAGAACTGAAACAGGGAGATGAATTCCTATTAATTGTTACCGGAAATGAAATTAGGTTACAACCGATTCAAAGAAAATGCCTGAGTGAATTTCGAGGAATTTTACCAGCTACTCAACCTTATCCGGGTAAAACAACTATACGCCAAACAGTAGCTCAATCTTTAGCTCAGAAATCTAATCAGTCATAATATGATAAGTAATTATTGGGTAGATGCCAATATTTTATTAAGGTTCATTACCAATGATCCCCTTGATCTTGCTGAACGATCTGCTAGATTTTTACAGAAAGCTGAACAAGGGGAAATTACACTCAAGGTATCTTCACTTGTTGTGGCTGAAGTGGTTTGGGTATTAATTTCTTTTTATGGTTATTCTCGACAACAAGTTGCAGATGTTTTGATAGGTTTGTTAACATCAGAGGGTATTACTCTTGAATCTAGTGAGCAAGTAATAGCAGCCCTTGATAGTATGGCGACAGCAAATGTTGATTTTGTTGATGCTTATCTTGCAGAAGTGGCTCGTAAAGAAAATGAGTCTGTTGCTTCTTTTGATCGAGATTTCAAACGTTTAGATATACGTTATATAGAGCCTGATTAATTGATTTTTGATTGTGTTCAGGGGAATGAGTTAATCTACTATATCAGTTAATGGGAGAATAAAAAATGTTAACTAATCAAATCCTAGAGGAAATTTATCAGTGCCATCGCAGTCTTAAAAAAGACGATCGCACTTTCTTATAATAATTGTAGGGAGAGCGATCGCAGCCTTAAAAAAAGCGATCGCACTTTCTTGTAATAATTTTAGGAAAAGTGATCGCAATGCGTCAAAAGTCAAGAGCGATCGCCTAAAATATAAAGAGCGAATGCCCATTAGGATCAACGCATAAATAACAACCCTCGCAAAGCTTATGACCTTAAAAGAACAACTTCTACAAGCAATTGAAACTTTGCCGAGCGATCACCTTGCCGAAGTCCTCACTTTTGTTAACTCTCTTCCGGGCAAACCTCGTAACACATCCGCTAGATCCTTTCTCGCTCATCTCAAGACAATCGGCACTTGGTCAGGGGACGATTTCCAAGAATGTTTAGAAGCCGTCCAATACTCACGAGGCGAAATACAATTTGACCACAACCCCAATCCTTTCGAGTAATGTTTCTGCTCGACACAAATCACTGTAGTTACGCTATACTCGGCAACACTCAAGTGCTTGATCGCCTTGCCAATCTTGCGGATGAGTCAATCGCAACTTGCACAATTGTCAAGGGGGAATTGATTGACATGGCGGCTCGATCTCAACAACGACAGGCTAATCTTGCCCTAGTTCAACGTTTCTTGATTGGAATATACATCTACCCCATCGACGAAACCACCGCCGAAATTTACGGCAACCTCAAAGCAGCAGTCTTTGATCGCTATGCCCCACAAGAGCGATCCCAACGCCGTAGAACCAACATAACTCAATTAGGCATCGGTGAAAATGATTTGTGGATTGCCGCTGTTACACTTCAACATCAACTTACTCTAGTAACAACTGATAAAGACTTTCAGCGTATTCAAGCAGTACAGCCATTTAACTTGGAATCTTGGATCTGAACATCCCCCCAAAGTAACGGTCATCTATTGCGATCCTCTTGAATTAAAATAGTGCTATCTGTTAATCCAAAATCCCTGGGGTTAACTCTCGGACGATTACGAATTCTTTGTAGAATTGCTGACATAGCTTGGTTCTGTTGCGTCCGATTTATCATTACTTTGTCAGGAGCAAATAATAAGGATTGCGTCAACAGATGAATAACTGCCTCATTAAGAGTAAATTTTTTTTCTAAGGCTAGACACTCAATCTGACTATATAGTTCATCAGGCAAGTTTTCAATCTGAAGTTTAGCCATTGCACTCTCAGAATTACTTAATTTATTATATCACCAGTTTTCTTCATATCAATGTAATTATGGTATAATAAGTAAAAATAACCTTGCCAATATTGCCTAGTAATCATGACTATTGATATAGAGATTTTTCAAACCGTCGTCAAGATGCCAGAATCTTTAAAAAAAGAGATATTGGATTATGCACAATATCTACTTGAGAAACACGCCAAAAGTGAATCATCTCAAGAAAAACTTGAAGAATTTCAGGGTTATGGAAGTTGGGTTGGTCAGATCTTTATGTCTGATGATTTCGATCAACCACTTGAAGATCTAAAGGAATATATGTAAGATGACATTTTTGTTAGATACTCATGCCTTTTTGTGGTATTTAACTGGCGATCCTAATCTAGGCAGTAAAGCGAAAGAAGTAATTGATACTAAAACCGATTTGTATTTTAGTATTGCCAGCCTTTGGGAAATATCAATTAAAATTAATATCGGTAAGCTTCAACTCAATCGACCCTTTGAAGATTTATCAAAGGAATTGCAATATCTTAATGTTCAAATTCTACCAATTACAGTTAAAGATACCGAGTTTTATGCAAATCTGCCCCTACATCACCGAGATCCTTTTGATCGCATCCTCGTAGCACAGGCGATGAATCATTCCCTTATTTTAATTAGTCGTGATCCAGCTTTTGATAATTATCTAATTCAGAGGTTGTGGTTATAAGGTCATGAAACTGAACATGACTAGCATCAGGGAAAAGATCAGCCAGAAGTTTCACTCTAAAACCTCCCAAGGTTCGGCAACAGAAATGATTAAATCTCCTAATATTTTACCACTTCCTTTCATAGCCCCAAAAGCGGGGCGTGAATGTTGGCTGTTGGCAGGATAGATAATTACTAATGGTTTTCCTTTATGAATAACAGTTAGGGGGGTTTTGGTACGTTCGACCTCTATTAATAGAGTTTGGAAGGTTTGAGGTAATTCAGTCGTGGTAATTTGTGTCATTTTTTAAGGGTTCATATTATTTTTTTGAGATTTAACAATCATAAATAACCCAATGATTCCTAAGCCAACGACCATTCCCGGTTCAGGAACACTAGCCGTATTATTTAAGGGATTATTGGGTTTATTTAACTGTTCTTTTCCCGTTTCAATTTTGCGATTAAATCGATCAGCAGAAGCTTCTGCGGCTTTCAAAGCTTGACGTTGTTCATCATTAACTAAAACAATCATTGAAGAATAAGGGGTGACAATATTATAGGTTTTGGCGATCGCATGAATCCCATCTAATTCTGTTAATTGTTGATCCGAGGTTTTCTGACTTAATCCCCGAACTAATAATCGTGCAACAATAGGTTCAAACCCCTGAGAATTTGTGGGTTTTTCTGTCGTTTTTTCCATTAACCACCCATAACCATCTGCTACCGTTAAAACCGTCGCTTTGGGTTGGGGTGAACTGACTAATTTCTGGGTTAATTGTTCAGTGGTTGCGATCCGTTTCATCACCTCAGAAATATCAGTAGAAACCCCCCCGCCACTGGTTTGAATCATCTTTAATGTTCCATCTTCATAAGCAGGAGCAAGGGAACCTAAATGGACAATCCACAGGGGAATAGAAATCTGAGGAACGCTTGTTTTATCTTCTGATAATTCATAACTTCCTTCATCGCTAATTAATATAATCCCGTCATAGGGTTTATTTCCCTTTAATTCCATAAATTGACGTAACATTTCCTTAATTTGCAGGGTTCCATAAAAGGCTTTTTGATTCACCGGAAACTGACGCAAATCATCAATTAATTGAGGTTGATTTTCTGCCGTTGCGGTTATATATAAATCCGCTTGATTATTGGGAAGAACATTAGTTTTAAACCACTCTAAGGTTTTAGCTAATTCCTGTTGATGGTTTCCCATACTTCGAGAGGTATCGAGAATAATTGCAAATTGTTGACCTTGGGGTAAACTATAATCTTTTTCAGTTAAAGGTTGAGCGGTAATTTTGTAGCCTTCTAAAGTAACTTGATGGGATTGAATTGATGCTTTAGAAGCGGGTAAACTCGCCTCTAACCAATTCTTGTCAAACCCTCTAATTCTTTTTTGATTGCGAATGCGTTGGGTGCTTTTTGTCCAGAAAATATTGCGTTTTTCACCCACTTTAGGTAAGGGCCATTGATTTCCTTGACCCATGACTTTATAGGTTAACCAAAGATGCAATTCTGTCGGACGACTGGAATTATTTCTATCCCAAGAAGTTGATTTAGCCGGAATAGGAAAAGCGCGCAGTCGATAATGTTGAGTTCCGACTTGTTCTAATAATGCTGGGTCAACAGGACGTTCCCGTTTTACTTGGGAATTATACACTTTTTGAGCCGCACCTCTGGGAGAAACGGTAAAGGGAAAACGAGTCGCTTTATTATTCGTATCTCCTAACCAAAGACCTGTAATTACGGCTGTTTCGGGTAAGGAAAAGGAGTAAAAAATTTCTTCTACATCGTTGGTTTGATTTTGATACACTTCATAGATTTCTACCTCTCCCCAGTCCCCCTGTTCTTGAACCGTAACTTCTTGTTTTGCTAACCAAACTTTCTGCTGATTAATATTCAATAATCCGGCTTTTGCTTCATCTAAAATAGCAGTAGATTTGAGCGCGTGTTGAATGGCAAGGCGTTCTCCTTTTTGAATGGAAGTATCAAAAAAATCAGCATAGAGTTTTTCAGCTTTTTCCGAATCTTTATCTAAATCTCCTTGATACAGAAAGGGGGACATCACTTGATTATAACTATTCTGAATCGTATCTAAAAGAGGTTGAGGCAGGTTAAAAACATCTTTGTATATTCTCTCAATAGAATTACTATCTTTGACGGCTCCTAGATAACGATAGGCGGATAGATAGGCATTAATTAACCCTTGACGAATCGGTTGAGATTGTGCTAATAATTCTTGTTTTTGTTGATCAGTTTTGGGAATTGTTTCTAACTTTTGAAAGGCTAAAACTTGCGGTTGATGGAGAAAATTTATAAATAAAACTATCCAAAGCGTTAGGGTTCCTAATATAATTTGGGTAGTACGAATACGACCATATTGGGTGGAAAACTTGCGTATAATTCGTTGTCCTGAATGAATATAAAGGGCAACAAAAGCGGAAGGCATTCCTAAAAATAGGGTGGCTGTTCCTGTTAACAAAATTGTCACGATAGAAAAAGATAATAAGAAATCATGAGTTAAAGACTGCCAAAGAAAAGTTAACCATTCCCATGAAAAGAACTGGCGCAGGAGAATCACAGCAAGGGGAACAGCATAATAGAAAAGAAAAATTCCCACATATAACCCGACTAATAGCATTAAGCTATGGGTAACGAGTTGAATTCCTGTTAAAAATCGATGAGTTTTATTCTGCTTATTTCCTAAATATCCCCATAATAATTCTACGAAAAAGGCAGCGACACAAATCAGAATTGTACTTAAAACTAAACGGCTGGCTGGAGTGAGTTCTCGCAGAATAAATAATCGTACCAGACAAAAGAGAAATAGCGGTGCTTCTACACCATAAAATAATCGGATTAACTCGACAGGACGTTGGCGGAAATATCGGGCACCAATAACAGTGCAAATGGTGGGAACTGCAATTAAAGCCAGAATGGTTAAGGTAAATTCTAGTTCAATTTCCCCAGTAAAAGTTGCTACCACTAAGAAAATCGCTACAAAGGGTAAAATCCAAAGATAAACAACACCTAGGAAGGTTGCATTCCAAACCCAAAAAATTACTTTGAATAGGGAATGTAGGGTTTTCGTTAGATTCATATCACTCCATCAACGCCTTTAGGAAGATAAAAGTTAAACAGAAAATTTTTGGCCTAACTTCATGTTCTAGTTTAACCATCTACAGTTGAGCTATCAGTGATTACTGAATTTCAGAGGCAGAACTTTACAATTTGTTACTCAACTCAATTACTCAATTCAAAAATAAAAATAAAACTATTAGATTTAAACATAAAAAAAGCCCAAGCCACAAAGCTTGAACTTTTTTTAGGGGATGAAATCTAGAAACTGATGGGCTTCAATCTGAATCGAAATAACCAGTCCAAGAGTTGTTTAGTAGCGACGACCACCACGACCACCACCACCACTACGACCACCACCACCAAAGGAACCATTGCCACCCCCGGCATTTTCACGGGGTTTGGCTTTATTCACTTTCATGCTCCGCCCCATCCATTCCGCGCCATCGAGTTCATCAATGGCGGTTGCTTCTTCTGCTTCCGTTTCCATTTCTACAAAAGCAAAGCCACGTACCTTACCGGTTTCACGGTCTTTAGGAAGCTGAACCCGTTTCACAGAACCATATTCTGCAAACACGCTGGTTAGATCGTCTTGGGTAACGTCATAAGAAAGATTGCCGACATAAATAGACATGGGGTATCTCCAAAATCAAGACAGTGCAGAGGTTGGAATTTCGGAGAGAAGCCTGTCCAAACCAAACGGGAAATGCCCATCAAGACTACAAACAAAAGCTACAACCGAATTTTACTCTCACTGATTACTCTAGCACAACCTGTTAAAAAACAGATCCGAATTAATGTTGCGTTAAATCACTCACTTAGTAGCGACGGGAATAATTTTGTTTATTTCCCCAACTCCCTCTGGCGGGTTTGCGTTCTTCACGGGGTCGAGCTTTATTCACTTTCAGAACTCGACTCATCCAC is from Planktothrix sp. FACHB-1365 and encodes:
- a CDS encoding PIN domain-containing protein yields the protein MISNYWVDANILLRFITNDPLDLAERSARFLQKAEQGEITLKVSSLVVAEVVWVLISFYGYSRQQVADVLIGLLTSEGITLESSEQVIAALDSMATANVDFVDAYLAEVARKENESVASFDRDFKRLDIRYIEPD
- a CDS encoding TIGR02921 family PEP-CTERM protein, coding for MNLTKTLHSLFKVIFWVWNATFLGVVYLWILPFVAIFLVVATFTGEIELEFTLTILALIAVPTICTVIGARYFRQRPVELIRLFYGVEAPLFLFCLVRLFILRELTPASRLVLSTILICVAAFFVELLWGYLGNKQNKTHRFLTGIQLVTHSLMLLVGLYVGIFLFYYAVPLAVILLRQFFSWEWLTFLWQSLTHDFLLSFSIVTILLTGTATLFLGMPSAFVALYIHSGQRIIRKFSTQYGRIRTTQIILGTLTLWIVLFINFLHQPQVLAFQKLETIPKTDQQKQELLAQSQPIRQGLINAYLSAYRYLGAVKDSNSIERIYKDVFNLPQPLLDTIQNSYNQVMSPFLYQGDLDKDSEKAEKLYADFFDTSIQKGERLAIQHALKSTAILDEAKAGLLNINQQKVWLAKQEVTVQEQGDWGEVEIYEVYQNQTNDVEEIFYSFSLPETAVITGLWLGDTNNKATRFPFTVSPRGAAQKVYNSQVKRERPVDPALLEQVGTQHYRLRAFPIPAKSTSWDRNNSSRPTELHLWLTYKVMGQGNQWPLPKVGEKRNIFWTKSTQRIRNQKRIRGFDKNWLEASLPASKASIQSHQVTLEGYKITAQPLTEKDYSLPQGQQFAIILDTSRSMGNHQQELAKTLEWFKTNVLPNNQADLYITATAENQPQLIDDLRQFPVNQKAFYGTLQIKEMLRQFMELKGNKPYDGIILISDEGSYELSEDKTSVPQISIPLWIVHLGSLAPAYEDGTLKMIQTSGGGVSTDISEVMKRIATTEQLTQKLVSSPQPKATVLTVADGYGWLMEKTTEKPTNSQGFEPIVARLLVRGLSQKTSDQQLTELDGIHAIAKTYNIVTPYSSMIVLVNDEQRQALKAAEASADRFNRKIETGKEQLNKPNNPLNNTASVPEPGMVVGLGIIGLFMIVKSQKNNMNP
- a CDS encoding type II toxin-antitoxin system VapC family toxin yields the protein MFLLDTNHCSYAILGNTQVLDRLANLADESIATCTIVKGELIDMAARSQQRQANLALVQRFLIGIYIYPIDETTAEIYGNLKAAVFDRYAPQERSQRRRTNITQLGIGENDLWIAAVTLQHQLTLVTTDKDFQRIQAVQPFNLESWI
- a CDS encoding type II toxin-antitoxin system VapC family toxin, which produces MTFLLDTHAFLWYLTGDPNLGSKAKEVIDTKTDLYFSIASLWEISIKINIGKLQLNRPFEDLSKELQYLNVQILPITVKDTEFYANLPLHHRDPFDRILVAQAMNHSLILISRDPAFDNYLIQRLWL
- a CDS encoding RNA-binding protein; the encoded protein is MSIYVGNLSYDVTQDDLTSVFAEYGSVKRVQLPKDRETGKVRGFAFVEMETEAEEATAIDELDGAEWMGRSMKVNKAKPRENAGGGNGSFGGGGRSGGGGRGGRRY
- a CDS encoding DUF2281 domain-containing protein is translated as MTIDIEIFQTVVKMPESLKKEILDYAQYLLEKHAKSESSQEKLEEFQGYGSWVGQIFMSDDFDQPLEDLKEYM
- a CDS encoding AbrB/MazE/SpoVT family DNA-binding domain-containing protein, with translation MKTQLNQEGQITIPPEIRERLELKQGDEFLLIVTGNEIRLQPIQRKCLSEFRGILPATQPYPGKTTIRQTVAQSLAQKSNQS
- a CDS encoding type II toxin-antitoxin system Phd/YefM family antitoxin — its product is MTQITTTELPQTFQTLLIEVERTKTPLTVIHKGKPLVIIYPANSQHSRPAFGAMKGSGKILGDLIISVAEPWEVLE